The Neovison vison isolate M4711 chromosome 5, ASM_NN_V1, whole genome shotgun sequence genome includes a region encoding these proteins:
- the GJB2 gene encoding gap junction beta-2 protein, with the protein MDWSTLQTILGGVNKHSTSIGKIWLTVLFIFRIMILVVAAKEVWGDEQADFICNTLQPGCKNVCYDHYFPISHIRLWALQLIFVSTPALLVAMHVAYRRHEKKRKFIKGEIKSEFKDIEEIKTQKVRIEGSLWWTYTSSIFFRVIFEAVFMYVFYIMYDGFSMQRLVKCNAWPCPNTVDCFVSRPTEKTVFTVFMIAVSGICILLNVTELCYLLIRYCSGKSKKPV; encoded by the coding sequence ATGGATTGGAGCACACTACAGACTATTCTGGGGGGTGTCAATAAACACTCCACCAGTATTGGGAAGATCTGGCTCACAGTCCTCTTCATTTTTCGCATTATGATCTTGGTAGTAGCCGCAAAGGAAGTGTGGGGAGATGAGCAAGCCGATTTTATCTGCAACACTCTCCAACCTGGGTGCAAAAATGTGTGCTATGATCACTATTTCCCCATCTCTCACATCCGACTCTGGGCCCTTCAGCTGATCTTCGTGTCCACACCAGCTCTCTTGGTGGCCATGCACGTTGCCTACCGGAGacatgagaagaaaaggaagttcattaagggagagataaagagtgaATTTAAAGACATTGAAGAGATCAAAACCCAGAAGGTCCGCATCGAAGGGTCACTGTGGTGGACCTACACTAGCAGCATCTTCTTCCGGGTCATCTTTGAAGCAGTCTTCATGTATGTCTTCTATATCATGTATGACGGGTTCTCCATGCAGCGTTTGGTGAAATGCAACGCGTGGCCTTGTCCCAATACAGTGGACTGCTTTGTTTCCAGGCCCACAGAAAAGACTGTCTTCACGGTTTTTATGATTGCAGTGTCTGGAATTTGCATACTgttaaatgtcactgaattgtgTTATTTACTAATTAGATATTGTTCCGGAAAGTCAAAAAAACCAGTTTAA